A stretch of Onychomys torridus chromosome 2, mOncTor1.1, whole genome shotgun sequence DNA encodes these proteins:
- the LOC118578228 gene encoding cytochrome c oxidase assembly factor 7, translated as MAGLVDFQDEEQVKSFLENMKVECHYQCYREKDPDGCYRLVDYLEGIQKNFDEAAKVLKFNCEDNGHSDSCYKLGAYYVTGKGGLTQDLKAASACFLMACEKPGKKSVESCHNVGLLAHDGQVNEDGQPDLGKARDYYTRACDGGFAASCFNLSAMFLQGAPGFPKDMGLACKYSMKACDLGHVWACANASRMYKLGDGVDKDEAKAEMLKNRAQQLHKEQQKNVQPLTFG; from the exons ATGGCCGGCTTGGTTGACTTCCAGGACGAGGAGCAGGTGAAGTCTTTCCTGGAGAACATGAAAGTGGAGTGCCACTACCAGTGCTACCGCGAGAAGGACCCGGACG GTTGCTATCGGCTGGTGGACTATCTGGAGGGAATTCAGAAGAATTTTGATGAAGCCGCCAAGGTGCTGAAGTTCAACTGTGAGGACAATGGGCACAGTGACAGCTGCTATAAGCTGGGGGCCTATTACGTGACTGGAAAAG GTGGCCTGACTCAGGACCTAAAGGCTGCATCTGCCTGCTTTCTGATGGCCTGTGAGAAACCAGGAAAGAAGTCTGTGGAATCATGTCACAATGTTGGACTCCTGGCACATGATGGACAGGTCAATGAGGATGGCCAGCCTGACCTGGGAAAGGCCAGGGACTACTACACCAGGGCCTGCGATGGTGGCTTTGCAGCCAGCTGCTTCAACCTCAGTGCCATGTTTCTACAGGGTGCCCCTGGCTTCCCCAAGGACATGGGTTTGGCATGTAAATATTCAATGAAGGCCTGTGACCTGGGCCATGTCTGGGCCTGTGCCAATGCCAGCCGTATGTACAAACTGGGGGATGGTGTTGATAAGGACGAGGCCAAGGCTGAAATGCTGAAAAATCGGGCCCAGCAGCTGCACAAAGAACAGCAGAAAAACGTCCAGCCTCTAACGTTTGGGTAA